A genomic stretch from Asterias rubens chromosome 7, eAstRub1.3, whole genome shotgun sequence includes:
- the LOC117292999 gene encoding ubiquitin-conjugating enzyme E2 S-like has translation MALSGSSNVENLSPHVIRQVTKEVGDLCSDPPEGIKLLPSEEDITDIQASIEGPSGTPYAGGIFRIKLVLGKDFPRTPPKGYFLTKVFHPNVASNGEICVNTLKRDWKADMGIKHLLLTIKCLLIYPNPESALNEEAGRLLLEQYDDYFMRAKMMTDIHAKSGRGVKESREIDENCPSTSGSNTNGPHAKKHAGDKKVLDKKRRDKKRTLKRL, from the exons ATGGCTTTGTCGGGA AGTTCCAATGTAGAAAATCTGTCACCCCATGTCATCAGACAGGTCACGAAAGAGGTGGGTGACCTTTGCTCTGACCCTCCAGAAGGTATAAAGCTCCTCCCTAGTGAAGAAGACATCACAGATATCCAGGCCTCTATAGAAGGACCAT CTGGAACTCCCTATGCAGGCGGTATCTTCAGAATAAAACTAGTATTAGGAAAGGACTTTCCAAGAACACCACCAAAGGGCTATTTTCTGACCAAGGTGTTCCACCCTAATGTAGCTAGTAATGGAGAGATTTGCGTTAACACATTGAAACGAGATTGGAAAGCTGATATGGGCATCAAGCATCTACTTCTT ACAATCAAGTGCTTACTCATATATCCCAATCCGGAATCAGCGTTGAACGAGGAAGCTGGGAGACTACTATTAGAACAATATGATGATTATTTCATGAGGGCCAAAATGATGACGGATATCCATGCAAAGTCTGGCCGAGGAGTTAAAGAATCTAGAGAAATTGATGAGAATTGTCCCTCGACATCGGGATCCAATACCAATGGTCCTCATGCCAAGAAACATGCTGGAGATAAGAAAGTCTTGGACAAAAAGAGGAGAGACAAAAAGAGAACTCTGAAGAGATTATGA